One region of Erythrolamprus reginae isolate rEryReg1 chromosome 8, rEryReg1.hap1, whole genome shotgun sequence genomic DNA includes:
- the LOC139171071 gene encoding zinc finger protein 850-like, protein MMQEDGGPRRRQEGSPARVVEEEESWSRGASMPGPCATSPGDGGERLGGSGAAGGMSPGRPRERRLPGGRCGEEETSGDPETVLEGERLGNPRRIQEGGKKYQCPECEKSFKRNDHLEKHLRIHSGEKPHTCLECGKSFSQLGNLSRHQRIHSGEKPFECLECRKRFNLKESLNTHQRIHTGEKPYKCLECGKSFNVRESLYRHLSIHSGEKEYQCQECEKSFKTNSDLENHVRIHTGEQPYRCFECGKCFNHMSSFYRHKRIHLQKMYECWECEKSFKTVQILEEHLRIHSEEKPNKCLEAKESFGSPMNPQKIQEEEKKYQCPECEKTFKRNGHLKIHLSIHSGEKGYQCPECEKSFRRKDHLQSHLTIHSGEKPHKCLKCGMSFNHRSSFSRHQRIHSGEKPNNCLECGKNFSDGSSPCKHQTIPSGEKPNNCLECGKSFNDKSSLYRHRRTHSTEKAYKCLECGKSFSHWSNLHLHQRIHSGEKPYKCLECGWRFCQRSSLYRHRRIHSGELPYKCLECGKSFCQKTNLYLHQRIHSGEKPYQCLDCGKRFMDGGNFRKHQRIHTGEKPYKCVEYGKSFSHSGHLTTPKWCGKSLSERTTDKQPGNLQRSCEAGKEYQCTECEESFKTNRGLLNHLRIHTADKQFQCLECGECFTHKGTLNKHQIIHSGEKRHKCLDCGKSFTRKGRLYAHKRIHTGEKPYNCLECGMSFTDSGNLCKHQLIHTEEKPYKCLECGKCFNVRGTLYRHQMIHTGEKTHKCLECGKCFKMQGTLYTHQMIHTGEKPHKCLECGKCFNRRGNLYIHQRIHTGDRPYKCLVCGQNFSANRSLYRHQRIHIGETYSAFPQK, encoded by the exons ATGATGCAG GAGGACGGAGGACCCCGGAGAAGGCAAGAAGGAAGCCCCGCCagagtggtggaggaggaggagagctggTCCCGCGGTGCATCCATGCCTGGACCATGCGCAACTTCCCCAGGAGACGGCGGGGAAAGGCTGGGAGGCTCGGGGGCTGCAGGAGGGATGAGCCCAGGGAGACCCCGGGAAAGGAGGCTGCCTGGAGGGCGATGCGGGGAGGAGGAAACGAGCGGAGACCCCGAGACGGTCCTGGAGGGCGAAAGACTCGGGAATCCCCGAAGGAtccaggagggaggaaagaaatatCAGTGCCCAGAATGTGAAAAATCCTTCAAAAGAAACGACCATCTTGAAAAACATCTAAGAATCCACTCAGGAGAAAAACCTCATacatgcctggagtgtggaaagagcttcagtcagTTGGGAAATCTTTCTAGACATCAAAGGATCCATtcgggagagaaaccatttgaatgcctGGAATGCAGAAAGAGATTCAATCTAAAGGAAAGCCTTAATacacatcaaaggatccacacaggagagaaaccatataaatgcttggaatgtggaaagagcttcaatgTGAGGGAAAGCCTTTATAGACATCTAAGCATCCACTCAGGAGAAAAGGAATATCAGTGCCAGGAATgtgaaaaatccttcaaaacaAATAGTGATCTTGAAAACCATGTgagaatccacacaggagagcAACCCTATAGATGCTTTGAATGTGGAAAATGCTTCAATCATATGAGTAGCTTCTATAGACATAAAAGAATCCATTTACAAAAAATGTATGAATGCTGGGAATgtgaaaaatccttcaaaacaGTTCAAATCCTTGAGGAACATCTAAGAATCCATTCAGAAGAGAAACCAAATAAATGCCTGGAGGCCAAGGAGTCCTTTGGAAGTCCCATGAATCCCCAAAAGAtccaagaggaagaaaagaaatatcaatgcccagagtgtgaaaaaacCTTCAAGAGAAATGGACATCTCAAAATCCATCTGAGCATCCATTCAGGAGAAAAAGGATATCAATGCCCAGAatgtgaaaaatccttcagaagaaAAGACCATCTTCAAAGTCATCTAACTAttcactcaggagagaaacctcATAAATGTCTGAAGTGTGGAATGAGCTTCAATCACAGAAGCAGCTTTAGTAGACATCAAAGAATCCATTCAGGAGAGAAACCGAATAattgcttggagtgtggaaagaacttcAGTGATGGGAGCAGCCCTTGTAAACATCAAACAATCCCATCAGGAGAGAAACCAAATAattgcttggagtgtggaaagagcttcaatgATAAGAGCAGTCTTTATAGACATAGAAGAACCCACTCAACAGAAAAAGcctataaatgcctggagtgtggaaaaagcttcagTCATTGGAGCAACCTTCATCTTCATCAAAGGAtccactcaggagagaaaccatataaatgcctggagtgtggatgGAGATTCTGTCAGAGGAGCAGCCTTTATAGACATAGAAGAATCCACTCTGGAGAGTTAccatataaatgcctggagtgtggaaagagtttcTGTCAAAAGACTAACCTTTACCTGCATCAAAGGAttcactcaggagagaaaccgtatcaATGCCTGGACTGTGGAAAGAGGTTTATGGATGGTGGAAACTTCCGTAAACATCAAAGGATTCACACAGGtgaaaaaccatataaatgcgtggagtatggaaagagcttcagtcacTCAGGACATCTTACAACACCCAAGTGGTGTGGAAAGAGCCTCAGTGAGAGAACAACAGACAAACAACCCGGGAATCTCCAAAGATCCTGCGAGGCAGGAAAGGAATATCAATGCACAGAATGTGAAGAATCTTTCAAAACAAATAGAGGTCTTCTAAACCATCTAAGAATCCACACAGCAGATAAACAATTTCAATGTCTGGAGTGTGGAGAGTGCTTCACTCACAAGGGCACCCTTAATAAACATCAAATAATCCACTCAGGAGAGAAACGGCATAAGTGCCTCGATTGTGGAAAGAGTTTCACTCGGAAGGGACGTCTTTATGCACATAAAAGAATccatacaggagaaaaaccatataactgcttggagtgtggaatgaGCTTTACTGACAGCGGAAATCTCTGCAAACATCAGTTGATCCACACTGaagaaaaaccatataaatgcctggagtgtggaaaatgTTTCAATGTGAGAGGAACTCTGTATAGACATCAAatgattcacacaggagaaaaaacaCATAAATGCCTGGAATGTGGAAAGTGTTTCAAGATGCAGGGAACTCTGTATACACATCAAATGATTCACACGGGAGAAAAACCACATAAATGCCTAGAGTGTGGAAAGTGCTTCAATCGGAGAGGAAACCTTTACATACATCAAAGAATCCATACTGGAGACAGACCATATAAATGTCTAGTATGTGGGCAGAATTTCTCTGCTAACAGAAGCCTTTATAGGCATCAAAGAATCCACATAGGAGAAACATATAGcgcgtttccccaaaaataa